In Sardina pilchardus chromosome 8, fSarPil1.1, whole genome shotgun sequence, a genomic segment contains:
- the LOC134088398 gene encoding erythroblast NAD(P)(+)--arginine ADP-ribosyltransferase-like — protein MTFAEFVLILTVALGQGYGAVAKEKVWPLDMAENSVDDQYDGCQEEMTHLVQDTYLEKELKKTANLKTAWREAEKYCDNNPGNHLTRNHCIAIYIYTYDEFQQRLYELFNNATRTGRGNYINMTYQWYSFHFLLTDALQHLTKTQESPILQVFRGTKLKFEENVENKKIRFGSFTSTSLSKEPAKKFGIKSCFEIMTCHGVEIKEYSSYPEQREVLIPPYETFSVTAVLTRTTNPSLWCDTVYVLNSAGVHSNMNCQVVNLSSQMYIVCLALLVTSACVTTFILLFFLIRKCKKTERAY, from the exons ATGACCTTTGCTGAGTTCGTTCTCATCTTGACAGTTGCCCTTGGACAG GGTTATGGAGCCGTGGCCAAAGAAAAGGTGTGGCCACTGGATATGGCCGAGAATTCTGTTGATGATCAATATGATGGCTGCCAAGAGGAAATGACACACTTAGTACAGGACACGTATCTGGAGAAAGAATTGAAAAAGACAGCAAACCTAAAGACAGCTTGGCGTGAGGCAGAGAAATATTGTGACAACAACCCTGGAAATCACCTGACGAGGAACCACTGCATTGCCATATATATTTACACATATGATGAATTTCAACAACGACTATATGAACTTTTCAATAATGCTACTCGTACTGGCAGAGGAAACTACATTAACATGACATATCAGTGGTattcttttcactttttgtTGACAGATGCATTACAGCATCTGACAAAAACACAAGAGTCTCCTATATTACAAGTCTTTCGTGGTACAAAATTgaaatttgaagaaaatgttgAAAACAAAAAGATTCGTTTTGGATCATTCACATCCACTTCCTTAAGCAAGGAGCCGGCAAAGAAATTTGGAATCAAGTCTTGTTTTGAAATCATGACATGCCATGGTGTAGAAATCAAAGAATATTCCTCCTatccagagcagagagaggtttTAATTCCTCCATATGAGACGTTCAGTGTTACGGCTGTCTTGACCAGGACAACCAATCCTAGTCTTTGGTGTGACACTGTGTATGTGCTGAACAGTGCAGGAGTCCACAGTAACATGAACTGTCAAGTGGTGAATTTGTCATCTCAGATGTATATTGTATGTCTGGCTCTATTGGTGACCAGTGCCTGCGTCACCACttttattcttttattctttcttataagaaaatgtaaaaaaactgAAAGGGCTTACTGA
- the LOC134088397 gene encoding GTPase IMAP family member 4-like codes for MFRKTPSFGSDLTQSELRIVLLGSKESGISSAGNTILGSDEFDLKKHAECVKKERVVAGRQICVIDTPGRREYSASLTPTLCLQEAVRSVTLCPPGPHAFLLVVNIMIPFDVASKEAVMEHLNLFDEAVWKHIIVLFTHGDQLGDMDIQQYIEREGEPLQWVLEKCGNRFHVFNNEIKDDSTQVELLKKIDVMVAGNHGSHFELDMERLCTITKEKGEYEQSNERNKEQQHSEILRLKMGNEHKLAEQRIVLTGQESAGKTSTAETILNIWDSDHLKTTLLSTTSEATVGRWQVTVVDTPGWLRDAPQSQTSKRIKQEIVRSVSLCPPGPHAVLLVIPANVKFTEAEETAINEHLELLGERVWNHTIVLFTHPEWMGDSPIELYIESEGEPLDRIIKKCGCRYHVLSNDSPGQSQVEALLEKIEVMVAGNSNCFYGMDEKSQKDMSDDGCEEEIEDASCSTVKLPRGDPEDVSGQIKRSTDISSGYGTALSECETTNSAEHDRPNL; via the exons ATGTTCAGAAAGACTCCTAGTTTTG gaagtgacctcactCAATCAGAACTGAGGATTGTTCTGCTTGGAAGTAAAGAGTCTGGGATAAGCTCCGCAGGGAACACAATATTAGGCAGTGATGAGTTTGATCTAAAGAAGCATGCTGAAtgtgtgaagaaagaaagagtggtgGCTGGAAGGCAGATCTGTGTGATTGACACACCAGGTCGAAGAGAatactctgcctctctcacacccacactgtGTTTGCAAGAAGCAGTGCGCAGTGTGACTCTGTGTCCACCAGGGCCTCATGCCTTCCTGCTGGTTGTAAACATAATGATTCCATTTGATGTGGCAAGCAAAGAAGCAGTCATGGAACACCTTAACCTCTTTGATGaggcagtctggaaacacaTCATAGTGTTGTTCACCCATGGGGATCAACTGGGAGACATGGACATCCAGCAGTACATAGAACGTGAAGGAGAACCACTGCAGTGGGTGCttgagaaatgtgggaacagatTTCATGTATTCAACAATGAGATCAAAGATGATTCTACACAAGTCGAGCTGCTGAAGAAGATTGATGTGATGGTAGCAGGGAAccatggcagccattttgagtTAGACATGGAGAGGCTTTGCACGATAACCAAAGAGAAGGGAGAGTATGAGCAATCAAATGAGAGGAACAAAGAACAGCAGCACAGCGAAATCCTCAGATTAAAGATGG GTAATGAACACAAGCTTGCAGAACAGAGAATTGTTCTGACTGGACAGGAGAGTGCTGGAAAAACTTCAACTGCAGAAACCATTCTGAACATTTGGGACTCTGACCATCTGAAGACTACTCTTCTATCTACAACCAGTGAAGCAACAGTAGGAAGATGGCAGGTAACTGTTGTTGACACACCAGGTTGGCTGAGGGATGCACCTCAGAGTCAAACGTCTAAAAGAATCAAACAAGAAATTGTGcggagtgtgtctctgtgtcctcctgGACCCCATGCTGTCTTGCTGGTCATACCTGCCAACGTCAAATTCACAGAGGCCGAAGAAACAGCCATCAATGAGCACCTGGAACTTCTTGGAGAGAGAGTTTGGAATCACACCATCGTACTGTTCACCCATCCAGAATGGATGGGCGACTCCCCCATTGAACTGTACatagaaagtgagggagagccACTAGACAGGATCATTAAGAAATGCGGTTGCAGGTATCATGTACTCAGCAACGACAGTCCAGGTCAAAGTCAAGTTGAAGCACTTCTGGAGAAGATAGAGGTGATGGTGGCTGGAAACAGCAACTGTTTTTATGGGATGGATGAAAAGAGTCAAAAGGATATGTCTGATGACG ggtgtgaggaagagattgaagacGCCAGTTGTTCCACAGTCAAGCTGCCCCGTGGTGACCCAGAGGACGTCTCAGGGCAAATAAAGAGATCAACTGATATAAGTTCTGGATATGGCACTGCACTTTCTGAGTGTGAAACCACAAACAGTGCAGAACATGATAGGCCAAATTTGTAG
- the gle1 gene encoding mRNA export factor GLE1 isoform X1, translating into MPAESLRWETLEALKNSAKGKLKYNPDWLEKGEDILDGCNESPSLSPLSGLILKRLSTRPLQKTRSLCSPSRDTSPGLSEEAPLSSSLPTSPYQTLLSPASPRATSPVTLSSPPDSSSKPDDKQDEDDEQREADLSPVANPTPPPAISLMSPKATQVAGFIRICEEKHRAKAKAELNRRVELQERLVATVAGLESEQLKRFEELMELKQRQEFQSMRDMLDKEAQESLGRQEKLKEEHQKRIKILNLRLREAEQQRVREAELERQRQAEARERLRALNAVQEEVLQLHQLLEPNTALDHAAIVTRANQLCSQVSEVVRTTAEGEFPSVEDMVVVERALQDMRSLVRELQQQEVQEQERRRRQQEEQEAQRQQEQLQAQQELDKKNAAIAAKEKAKKQGLQNSADESTLKWFRELQQAAHQCALSFEDLNSTKDMQTKKVRMELQKAATIPVSQISSVSGSKLREVFDKIDKLLSGRPVVSGGKSVSTSLHPHGLEFVSYKLAEKFVKQGEEEVASHHEAAFPIAVVASGVWELHPRVGDLILAHLHKKCPYAVPYYPPMKEGTSVEDYQRILGYRVEDSGVEAQDSFLKRMSGMIRLYAAVIQLRWPYTNKQGPDPHGLNHGWRWLAQMLNMEPLADVTATLLFDFLEVCGHELLKQYQGQFWKLLFLIKDDYFPRIEAVTSTGQMGSVMRLKQFLENALRTKQIPPPKGQLASGFWRT; encoded by the exons ATGCCTGCGGAAAGTTTGCGATGGGAAACTTTAGAAGCTTTGAAAAATTCAGCAAAAGGAAAATTAAAGTACAACCCGGATTGGCTTGAGAAGGGAGAG GACATCTTGGACGGCTGTAATGAGTCTCCTAGCCTGTCTCCGCTATCGGGGCTCATCTTGAAGAGGCTCAGCACTCGGCCTCTGCAGAAGACTCGTTCCCTGTGCTCGCCCTCTCGGGACACCAGCCCGGGGCTGTCCGAGGAGGCGCCGctgtccagctctctccccaccaGCCCGTACCAGACGCTGCTGAGCCCGGCCTCGCCCCGCGCCACCTCGCccgtcactctctcctccccaccggACTCCAGCTCCAAACCGGATGACAAGCAG GACGAGGACGATGAGCAGAGGGAGGCTGACCTCAGCCCAGTGGCCAACCCGACCCCGCctcccgccatctcgctgatgTCACCAAAGGCGACCCAGGTGGCCGGCTTCATCCGCATCTGTGAGGAGAAACACCGCGCCAAAGCCAAG GCGGAGCTGAACCGGCGTGTGGAACTCCAGGAGCGTCTGGTTGCCACGGTAGCGGGCCTGGAGTCGGAGCAGCTGAAGCGCTTTGAGGAGCTCATGGAGCTGAAGCAGCGACAAGAATTCCAGAGCATGAGGGACATGCTGGACAAAGA GGCACAAGAGAGCCTGGGACGCCAGGAGAAGCTGAAGGAGGAGCATCAGAAGCGGATCAAG ATCCTGAACCTGCGCCTGCGGGAGGCGGAGCAGCAGCGGGTGCGGGAGGCGGAGCTCGAGCGGCAGCGGCAGGCGGAGGCGCGGGAGCGGCTGCGGGCGCTCAACGccgtgcaggaggaggtgctgcagCTGCATCAGCTGCTGGAGCCCAACACCGCGCTCGACCACGCCGCCATCGTCACGCGCGCCAACCAGCTCTGCTCACAGGTCTCAGAGGTGGTGCGCACCACCGCAGAG ggtgagttCCCCAGCGTGGAggacatggtggtggtggagcgcgCGCTGCAGGATATGAGGTCGCTGGTGcgggagctgcagcagcaggaggtgcaggagcaggagcggaggaggaggcagcaggaggagcaggaggcgcagaggcagcaggagcagctgcaGGCCCAGCAGGAGCTGGACAAGAAGAACGCCGCCATCGCCGCCAAGGAGAAGGCCAAGAAGCAGG GCTTGCAGAACAGTGCGGATGAGAGCACCCTCAAGTGGTTCAGAGAACTACAGCAAGCAGCACATCAGTGTGCGCTGTCTTTTGAAGACCTGAACAGCACGAAGGACATGCAG ACCAAGAAGGTTCGAATGGAACTTCAGAAGGCTGCTACCATCCCTGTCAGTCAAATCTCgagtgtgtcag GTTCCAAGCTGAGGGAGGTCTTTGACAAGATTGACAAGCTGTTGTCCGGGCGACCGGTGGTCTCCGGGGGCAAGTCCGTGTCCACCTCCCTGCACCCCCACGGCCTGGAGTTCGTGAGCTATAAACTGGCCGAGAAGTTTGTG aaacaaggggaggaggaggtggcgtcGCATCACGAGGCTGCGTTCCCCATCGCGGTGGTGGCCTCGGGCGTGTGGGAGCTGCACCCCCGGGTGGGCGACCTCATCCTGGCACACTTGCACAAGAAGTGCCCCTACGCCGTGCCCTACTACCCGCCCATGAAGGAGGGCACCTCCGTGGAGGACTACCAGAG GATCCTGGGATACCGCGTGGAGGACTCCGGGGTGGAGGCGCAGGACAGCTTCCTGAAGAGGATGAGCGGCATGATCCGCCTCTACGCCGCCGTCATCCAGCTGAGATGGCCCTACACCAACAAGCAagga CCGGACCCTCACGGGCTGAACCACGGCTGGCGCTGGCTGGCCCAGATGCTGAACATGGAGCCTCTGGCCGACGTCACGGCAACGCTCCTCTTTGACTTCCTGGAG gTGTGCGGTCATGAGCTGTTGAAGCAGTACCAGGGTCAGTTCTGGaaactcctcttcctcatcaagGACGACTACTTTCCCAG GATCGAAGCGGTCACCAGCACGGGGCAGATGGGCTCCGTCATGCGGCTCAAGCAGTTCCTGGAG AATGCTTTGAGAACCAAACAGATCCCGCCTCCAAAGGGACAGCTGGCGTCTGGCTTCTGGAGGACCTGA
- the gle1 gene encoding mRNA export factor GLE1 isoform X2, whose translation MPAESLRWETLEALKNSAKGKLKYNPDWLEKGEDILDGCNESPSLSPLSGLILKRLSTRPLQKTRSLCSPSRDTSPGLSEEAPLSSSLPTSPYQTLLSPASPRATSPVTLSSPPDSSSKPDDKQDEDDEQREADLSPVANPTPPPAISLMSPKATQVAGFIRICEEKHRAKAKAELNRRVELQERLVATVAGLESEQLKRFEELMELKQRQEFQSMRDMLDKEAQESLGRQEKLKEEHQKRIKILNLRLREAEQQRVREAELERQRQAEARERLRALNAVQEEVLQLHQLLEPNTALDHAAIVTRANQLCSQVSEVVRTTAEGEFPSVEDMVVVERALQDMRSLVRELQQQEVQEQERRRRQQEEQEAQRQQEQLQAQQELDKKNAAIAAKEKAKKQGLQNSADESTLKWFRELQQAAHQCALSFEDLNSTKDMQTKKVRMELQKAATIPVSQISSVSGSKLREVFDKIDKLLSGRPVVSGGKSVSTSLHPHGLEFVSYKLAEKFVKQGEEEVASHHEAAFPIAVVASGVWELHPRVGDLILAHLHKKCPYAVPYYPPMKEGTSVEDYQRILGYRVEDSGVEAQDSFLKRMSGMIRLYAAVIQLRWPYTNKQGPDPHGLNHGWRWLAQMLNMEPLADVTATLLFDFLEVCGHELLKQYQGQFWKLLFLIKDDYFPRIEAVTSTGQMGSVMRLKQFLENALRTKQIPPPKGQLASGFWRT comes from the exons ATGCCTGCGGAAAGTTTGCGATGGGAAACTTTAGAAGCTTTGAAAAATTCAGCAAAAGGAAAATTAAAGTACAACCCGGATTGGCTTGAGAAGGGAGAG GACATCTTGGACGGCTGTAATGAGTCTCCTAGCCTGTCTCCGCTATCGGGGCTCATCTTGAAGAGGCTCAGCACTCGGCCTCTGCAGAAGACTCGTTCCCTGTGCTCGCCCTCTCGGGACACCAGCCCGGGGCTGTCCGAGGAGGCGCCGctgtccagctctctccccaccaGCCCGTACCAGACGCTGCTGAGCCCGGCCTCGCCCCGCGCCACCTCGCccgtcactctctcctccccaccggACTCCAGCTCCAAACCGGATGACAAGCAG GACGAGGACGATGAGCAGAGGGAGGCTGACCTCAGCCCAGTGGCCAACCCGACCCCGCctcccgccatctcgctgatgTCACCAAAGGCGACCCAGGTGGCCGGCTTCATCCGCATCTGTGAGGAGAAACACCGCGCCAAAGCCAAG GCGGAGCTGAACCGGCGTGTGGAACTCCAGGAGCGTCTGGTTGCCACGGTAGCGGGCCTGGAGTCGGAGCAGCTGAAGCGCTTTGAGGAGCTCATGGAGCTGAAGCAGCGACAAGAATTCCAGAGCATGAGGGACATGCTGGACAAAGA GGCACAAGAGAGCCTGGGACGCCAGGAGAAGCTGAAGGAGGAGCATCAGAAGCGGATCAAG ATCCTGAACCTGCGCCTGCGGGAGGCGGAGCAGCAGCGGGTGCGGGAGGCGGAGCTCGAGCGGCAGCGGCAGGCGGAGGCGCGGGAGCGGCTGCGGGCGCTCAACGccgtgcaggaggaggtgctgcagCTGCATCAGCTGCTGGAGCCCAACACCGCGCTCGACCACGCCGCCATCGTCACGCGCGCCAACCAGCTCTGCTCACAGGTCTCAGAGGTGGTGCGCACCACCGCAGAG ggtgagttCCCCAGCGTGGAggacatggtggtggtggagcgcgCGCTGCAGGATATGAGGTCGCTGGTGcgggagctgcagcagcaggaggtgcaggagcaggagcggaggaggaggcagcaggaggagcaggaggcgcagaggcagcaggagcagctgcaGGCCCAGCAGGAGCTGGACAAGAAGAACGCCGCCATCGCCGCCAAGGAGAAGGCCAAGAAGCAGG GCTTGCAGAACAGTGCGGATGAGAGCACCCTCAAGTGGTTCAGAGAACTACAGCAAGCAGCACATCAGTGTGCGCTGTCTTTTGAAGACCTGAACAGCACGAAGGACATGCAG ACCAAGAAGGTTCGAATGGAACTTCAGAAGGCTGCTACCATCCCTGTCAGTCAAATCTCgagtgtgtcag GTTCCAAGCTGAGGGAGGTCTTTGACAAGATTGACAAGCTGTTGTCCGGGCGACCGGTGGTCTCCGGGGGCAAGTCCGTGTCCACCTCCCTGCACCCCCACGGCCTGGAGTTCGTGAGCTATAAACTGGCCGAGAAGTTTGTG aaacaaggcgaggaggag gtggcgtcGCATCACGAGGCTGCGTTCCCCATCGCGGTGGTGGCCTCGGGCGTGTGGGAGCTGCACCCCCGGGTGGGCGACCTCATCCTGGCACACTTGCACAAGAAGTGCCCCTACGCCGTGCCCTACTACCCGCCCATGAAGGAGGGCACCTCCGTGGAGGACTACCAGAG GATCCTGGGATACCGCGTGGAGGACTCCGGGGTGGAGGCGCAGGACAGCTTCCTGAAGAGGATGAGCGGCATGATCCGCCTCTACGCCGCCGTCATCCAGCTGAGATGGCCCTACACCAACAAGCAagga CCGGACCCTCACGGGCTGAACCACGGCTGGCGCTGGCTGGCCCAGATGCTGAACATGGAGCCTCTGGCCGACGTCACGGCAACGCTCCTCTTTGACTTCCTGGAG gTGTGCGGTCATGAGCTGTTGAAGCAGTACCAGGGTCAGTTCTGGaaactcctcttcctcatcaagGACGACTACTTTCCCAG GATCGAAGCGGTCACCAGCACGGGGCAGATGGGCTCCGTCATGCGGCTCAAGCAGTTCCTGGAG AATGCTTTGAGAACCAAACAGATCCCGCCTCCAAAGGGACAGCTGGCGTCTGGCTTCTGGAGGACCTGA
- the LOC134088399 gene encoding GTPase IMAP family member 8-like — protein sequence MYKKTYSSGSDHTHSELRIVLLGCKESGISSAGNTILGSDEFDLKKHAECVKKERVVAGRQICVIETPGRREFSASLTPRLCLQETVRSVTLCPPGPHAFLLIVNMMIPFEEASKEAVMDHLKLFGETVWKHVIVLFTHGDQLGDMDIQQYIEREGEPLQWVLEKCGNRFHVFNNETKDDSTQVIELLRKIDEMIAGNHSGHFELDRERLSQKRKRSAMAKEKGECEQSNEHSEILRLKMGNEHELIERRIVLMGHESAGKSSTADTILNIWDSDHLKTTLLTTTRKAAVGRWQVTVVDTPGWLRDAPRSQTSKKTKQEIVRSVSLCSPGPHAFLLVIPANVTFTEVEETAINEHLELLEEKVWNHTIVLFIRAEWMGDSPIELYLESEGEPLNRIIKKCGSRYHVLSNMSPDGQSQVEALLEKIEVMVAGNSNCFYEMDEKTPKIMSDGYEDEIEDASCSTFKLPCGDPKRRQNQNMSTDGSSAYGTVPSLCETTESAGNRPNF from the exons ATGTACAAAAAGACATATAGTTCTG GAAGTGACCACACTCATTCAGAACTGAGGATTGTTCTGCTTGGATGTAAAGAATCTGGGATAAGTTCTGCAGGGAACACAATATTAGGCAGTGATGAGTTTGATCTAAAGAAGCATGCTGAAtgtgtgaagaaagaaagagtggtgGCTGGAAGGCAGATCTGTGTGATTGAGACACCAGGTCGAAGAGaattctctgcctctctcacacccagACTGTGTTTGCAAGAAACAGTGCGCAGTGTGACTCTGTGTCCACCCGGGCCTCATGCCTTCTTGCTTATTGTAAACATGATGATTCCATTTGAGGAGGCAAGCAAAGAGGCAGTCATGGATCACCTGAAGCTCTTTGGTGAGACAGTCTGGAAACACGTGATTGTGCTGTTCACCCATGGGGATCAACTGGGAGACATGGACATCCAGCAGTACATAGAACGTGAAGGAGAACCACTACAGTGGGTGCTTGAGAAATGTGGAAACAGATTTCATGTCTTCAACAATGAGACCAAAGATGATTCTACACAAGTAATCGAGCTGCTGAGGAAGATTGATGAGATGATAGCAGGGAACCAtagcggccattttgaattggacagagagaggcttagccaaaagagaaagagaagtgccATGGCcaaagagaagggagagtgCGAGCAATCAAATGAGCACAGTGAAATCCTCAGATTAAAGATGG GTAATGAACACGAGCTCATAGAACGGAGAATTGTTCTGATGGGACATGAAAGTGCAGGAAAAAGTTCAACTGCAGACACCATTTTGAACATATGGGACTCTGACCATCTGAAGACTACCCTTCTAACTACAACCAGAAAAGCAGCAGTAGGAAGGTGGCAGGTGACTGTTGTTGACACACCAGGTTGGCTGAGGGATGCACCTCGGAGTCAGACGTCTAAAAAAACCAAACAGGAGATTGTGCGGagcgtgtctctgtgttctcCTGGACCCCATGCTTTCTTGCTGGTCATACCTGCCAACGTCACATTCACAGAGGTTGAAGAAACAGCCATCAATGAGCACCTGGAACTTCTTGAAGAGAAGGTCTGGAATCACACCATCGTGCTGTTCATCCGAGCTGAATGGATGGGTGACTCCCCAATTGAACTGTActtagagagtgagggagagccaCTGAACAGGATCATTAAGAAGTGCGGGAGCAGGTATCATGTGCTCAGCAACATGAGTCCAGATGGTCAAAGTCAAGTTGAAGCACTTCTGGAGAAGATAGAGGTGATGGTGGCTGGAAACAGCAACTGTTTTTATGAGATGGATGAAAAGACTCCAAAGATTATGTCTGATG GGTATGAGGATGAGATTGAAGACGCCAGTTGCTCCACATTCAAGCTGCCCTGTGGTGACCCAAAGAGACGACAAAATCAGAATATGTCAACTGACGGAAGTTCTGCATATGGCACTGTGCCTTCTTTGTGTGAAACAACGGAAAGTGCCGGAAATCGGCCAAATTTTTAG
- the LOC134088393 gene encoding protein SET-like, translated as MSASAAKVSKKELNSNHDGAEETSEKEQQEAIEHIDEVQNEIDRLNEQASEEILKVEQKYNKLRQPFFQKRSELIAKIPNFWVTTFVNHPQVSALLGEEDEEALHYLTRVEVTEFEDIKSGYRIDFYFDENQYFDNKVLSKEFHLNESGDPTSKSTEIKWKSGKDLTSRSGQTQNKAGRKRQHEEPESFFTWFTDHSDSGADELGEVIKDDIWPNPLQYYLVPDMDDEGEGEDDEEDEEGLEDIDEEGEDDGEEDEDEEDGDDGEDDDGEDD; from the exons ATGTCAGCCTCAGCGGCTAAAGTGAGTAAAAAGGAGCTGAACTCTAACCATGACGGAGCGGAGGAGACCTCTG AGAAAGAGCAACAGGAAGCCATCGAACACATCGACGAAGTACAGAATGAAATTGACAG acTTAATGAGCAAGCAAGCGAGGAAATATTGAAAGTTGAACAGAAATACAACAAACTCCGCCAGCCATTCTTTCAGAAGAGGTCAGAACTGATCGCCAAAATCCCCAACTTCTGGGTCACAACTTTCGTCAACCACCctcaag tctctgctcttcttggtgaggaagacgaggaggccCTTCATTATCTGACCCGGGTGGAGGTGACGGAGTTCGAAGACATCAAGTCAGGATACAGAATAGATTTT TACTTCGATGAAAATCAGTACTTTGACAACAAAGTTCTTTCCAAAGAGTTCCACCTGAACGAGAGTGGGGACCCGACTTCAAAGTCAACAGAAATCAAATGGAAATCAGGAAAG GACCTCACAAGTCGGTCTGGGCAGACGCAGAACAAGGCCGGCAGGAAGAGGCAACACGAGGAGCCGGAGAGCTTCTTCACCTGGTTCACCGACCATTCCGACTCAGGGGCCGACGAGCTTGGCGAGGTCATCAAGGATGACATTTGGCCCAATCCCCTGCAGTACTACCtg GTGCCCGACATGGATGATGAGGGCGAAGGGGAAGATGacgaagaggatgaggagggtcTGGAGGACATAGACGAGGAGGGCGAAGATGACGGAGAAGAGGACGAGGACGAAGAAGATGGGGACGATGGAGAG GATGATGACGGGGAGGACGACTAA
- the LOC134089476 gene encoding erythroblast NAD(P)(+)--arginine ADP-ribosyltransferase-like produces MMTFAALVLILTPGVALGQQAARNVSIKEACPLDMAENSVDDRYDGCREEMTHLVQSKYLKRELSMSLNFSKAWHMGEKFCTEDKLNNLTRENCIALFAYTYDNSTIFKPFNNATRIGRGNYTNMTYGWYSLHFLLTDALRKKSEKSCKITYRGTDRTFEKEVTNTEIRFGSFTSSSKKVSVAQTFGKVSCFKIMTCHGVNIMNYSNYPEQEEVLIPPYEMFNVTDVWKRTAFPGLWCETVFELNSTGTRSNQQCELVKLEASGESQIYNRYQPLVVSSACVFTLIHTFLR; encoded by the exons ATGATGACCTTTGCTGCACTCGTTCTCATCTTGACACCCGGAGTTGCCCTTGGACAG CAGGCTGCTAGAAATGTGTCCATAAAAGAGGCGTGTCCACTGGATATGGCTGAGAATTCCGTTGATGATCGATATGACGGCTGCCGAGAGGAAATGACTCACTTAGTACAGAGCAAGTATCTAAAACGAGAACTGAGTATGTCATTAAACTTCAGCAAAGCCTGGCACATGGGAGAGAAGTTCTGCACTGAGGACAAACTAAATAACTTGACGAGAGAGAACTGCATTGCTTTGTTTGCATACACATATGATAATTCTACAATATTTAAACCTTTCAATAATGCTACTCGTATTGGCAGAGGGAACTACACCAATATGACATATGGGTGGTATTCTCTTCACTTTTTATTGACAGATGCATTACGGAAAAAAAGTGAGAAGTCTTGCAAAATAACATATCGTGGTACAGACAGAACATTCGAAAAAGAAGTTACAAACACAGAAATTCGATTTGGATCATTCACATCCTCTTCCAAAAAAGTTAGTGTGGCACAGACATTTGGAAAAGTGTCTTGTTTTAAAATCATGACATGCCATGGTGTCAACATCATGAACTATTCCAACTACCCAGAACAGGAAGAGGTGTTAATTCCTCCATACGAGATGTTCAATGTCACTGACGTTTGGAAAAGGACAGCCTTCCCTGGTCTCTGGTGTGAGACTGTGTTTGAGTTAAACAGCACTGGAACCAGAAGTAACCAGCAGTGTGAACTGGTGAAACTAGAGGCATCTGGCGAATCTCAGATCTATAACAGATATCAGCCTCTAGTGGTGTCAAGTGCCTGCGTCTTCACTCTCATTCATACTTTCTTACGCTGA
- the si:ch211-51h9.7 gene encoding uncharacterized protein si:ch211-51h9.7, whose amino-acid sequence MELQSCSSDEMGVCRRLPLTFILQFLVVLLCVKCGHACGTASGSGDLLLCRSCGHEIALESDANFVHSRLALSHRNDTVVGEKRVSVQKFENPQGYQFEVITFKTADVRKHWPAEKHFTWFPGYAWTIATCPRCRAHLGWAFQPSDWPSTISTEQFDDSQQTFVALIIQRLLREHFASSLLVTPKAFRS is encoded by the exons ATGGAGCTGCAGAGCTGCAGTTCAGATGAGATGGGCGTATGCAGGCGCCTACCGCTCACGTTTATCCTTCAGTTTCTAGTTGTGTTGCTTTGCGTTAAGTGCGGCCATGCGTGCGGCACCGCCTCCGGTAGTGGCGACTTGCTCTTGTGCAGATCCTGTGGACACGAAATCGCGCTCGAGTCAGACGCCAACTTCGTACACAGCCGCCTCGCACTGTCTCATAGAAACGATACCGTTGTCGGGGAAAAGAGAGTGTCGGTTCAGAAGTTTGAAAACCCTCAGGGTTATCAGTTCGAAGTGATAACTTTTAAGACCGCAGACGTGCGGAAACACTGGCCCGCAGAGAAGCACTTCACCTGGTTTCCTGGCTACGCTTGGACCATCGCCACATGTCCCCGGTGCAGAGCGCACCTTG GTTGGGCATTTCAACCCAGCGATTGGCCCTCGACAATCAGCACTGAGCAGTTTGATGACTCGCAGCAGACCTTTGTGGCGTTGATCATCCAGAGGTTGCTTCGCGAACACTTTGCTTCGTCTCTCCTCGTCACACCCAAAGCATTCAGAAGCTGA